The proteins below come from a single Danio aesculapii chromosome 23, fDanAes4.1, whole genome shotgun sequence genomic window:
- the hoxc13a gene encoding homeobox protein Hox-C13a, with product MTTSLVLHPRWADTLMYVYEKSPNENNQNKSQIMEGLSGNCPATHCRELISHPALGRHSGTIATHQGSVYSDISSPETGRQCPAPQTSSSASLSYGYPFGNPYYGCRLSHSHNVNLQQKPCSYHPAEKYAETSSALPTEELSSRAKEFAFYPSFASSYQAVPGYLDMSVVPSISAHPEPRHDALIPMEGYQHWALSNGWDGQVYCSKEQTQSSHLWKSPFPDVVPLQPEVSSYRRGRKKRVPYTKIQLKELEKEYAASKFITKDKRRRISATTNLSERQVTIWFQNRRVKEKKFVSKSKTNNHMHT from the exons ATGACGACTTCGCTGGTCCTGCATCCACGCTGGGCGGACACCTTGATGTACGTGTATGAAAAAAGCCCGaatgaaaataatcaaaataaaagccaaattATGGAAGGATTGAGCGGGAATTGCCCTGCGACTCATTGCAGGGAACTGATTTCCCACCCCGCGCTGGGGCGACATTCCGGCACCATAGCGACTCACCAGGGATCCGTGTACTCGGATATATCTTCCCCTGAAACTGGGCGACAGTGCCCCGCTCCTCAGACGTCATCTAGCGCTTCTCTGAGTTACGGCTACCCCTTTGGAAATCCTTACTACGGTTGCAGATTATCTCACTCGCACAATGTGAACTTGCAGCAGAAACCGTGTTCATACCATCCCGCAGAAAAATATGCCGAGACGAGCAGCGCTTTGCCCACGGAGGAGCTGTCCAGCAGGGCAAAAGAGTTTGCTTTCTACCCGAGTTTTGCCAGCTCTTACCAGGCTGTTCCAGGATATCTAGATATGTCGGTGGTTCCGAGTATTAGCGCTCATCCCGAGCCACGTCACGATGCATTGATCCCCATGGAGGGATATCAACACTGGGCTCTCTCGAATGGCTGGGATGGGCAGGTGTACTGTTCAAAGGAGCAAACACAGTCTTCTCATCTTTGGAAATCTCCCTTTCCAG atgtggTTCCGTTGCAGCCAGAAGTCAGCAGTTATCGACGAGGGCGCAAAAAGCGTGTTCCCTACACCAAGATACAACTGAAAGAACTGGAAAAAGAGTATGCAGCAAGCAAGTTTATCACCAAAGACAAGAGACGACGCATTTCTGCGACAACCAACCTTTCAGAACGTCAAGTTACCATTTGGTTCCAGAACCGCAGAGTGAAGGAGAAAAAGTTCGTCAGTAAATCCAAGACTAATAATCACATGCATACTTGA